CATAACTACAATGTTTCCAGTACACACCATCCATCGTTTCTCTATGTGGGCATTTCTGTTCTATATGTTGTTTGAGTGTGGAGACTTTGTCATTTTCCCATTCGTACAAGGTTCTACGCCATTCGAAGTTCCATGACCAAGCTTCCTCTATCCAATAACCCATTTGGCTTATGAAGGAGTTTTTTTTTAGTGATATTGCATATAGTCTTGGGAAGATCCTCTTAAGTATCCCGGTTTCACACCAACTATCATGCCAAAAGCGAACTGAAGTTCCGTTCCCTACTTTTATGATCATGCCCTCTTCAATAATTGATCTAATTTTGGATGTGTTTGCTTCATTACTCAGTAGCTGGGACTATGTACCTTCTTTCACCGTTCTGAACGTTTCCGACGAGGCTTTTAGTCCGTTGATTTTGTGTACGAACATGAGTATTTTTTTCCATAGACTATCATCCGACTCGGAGAAGCGCCACCACCAtttgaataataatatcaaatttttatgcaTCATATTTCCTACCCCGAGACCTCCCAAATCTTTTGGAAGTTCAATATTTGCCCATTTGATCGTGGGGCATCCCATCTTTTCACCCCTGGATTCATTTGCACCTCCCCAGAAGAAACTTCTTTGTATTTGAACTATTTTCTAAGCAATGGTTTTCGGCATTTTGAACATACTCATGTAATACACGGGCAGACTATTGAGGACACTTTTGATGAGCGTAAGTCTCCCAGCTCTAGATAGGATTTTTGTTTTCCATGATGCTAATCGCTTTTGTATTTTTTCCACCACCGGTTTCCAAGCTGAGCATCTATTCATATAGTCTCCAAGGGGAAAACCCAGGTATTTAAATATGATCTAACGAATTCcaagaaataaagtaagacTTGCTATAGTTTAGGCTCAAACCAGACATCATGGAAAACACATCGAGGATTCTAAAATATTTCGTTATGCACGTGGAGTTTCTAGGCGCaaagataagaatatcatcagCAAATTGTTGGTGTTTCAGATTTACCTTTGCCTTTCCTATATGAACTACCTCGATCAGCTTTCTTTCCTCTGCCTTTTTGAGAAGGTACACCTAGGCTTCACTAACTAGTAGGAAAAGATATGGTGACAGGGGATCACCTTGTCTCAGGCCCTTTTCCATCTTGAAAGGTTTTAGGGGTGAGCCATTAAGAAGGATTGACATCGATGCTGTGGTAACAATGTTCATTATCCACTTTATCCATGTCCTACCAAAGCCTAGCTTTTCCATGACTTGTTCTAAGAAGTTCCAGTTGACTGAATCGTATGCCTTTTGGAAATCTAGTTTTATTAGAGTTTCGGGGATCTTTCCTTTTTTCATCCATCTTATTGATTAATTTGCGATCAACACGCCATCTAGGATTTGCCTGTTCGCAACAAAAGCGCTTTGGGATTCATCAATCAGTGAGGCCATAACTTCTTTGAGTCGGGAGGAGAAGATTTTGGATATGATTTTATAAATGGAGCCCACCATGCTAATAGGTCTGTATTGTTCAATGGATGTTGAGTTTTCCACCTTCGGTATTAATGTAACCCCGTGACGTTCAAATGTCTTGCCGAAGAGCCTGTTGCAAAAAACACCATGACGGAATCATAGATCTCATCCTTGACAACCTCCCACATTTCCCTGATAAACTTGAAATTATACCCATTAAACCCAGGGGCCTTGTCAATTCCACATGCCCATACCGCTTGCTTCACCTCCTTTCTCGAAGGggttttttccaaaaaaagtgATTGTACTTCTGTGATTTTCAGATGATTGTCCATAGAAAATTCGAACACTGGGATCTGTTCTTGAGTAAAGCTCTGTGCAAAGAAGTTTCTGATTTCAGATTTGAGGTTTGAGACTCCCTGTATGTTTCTTCCGTTGATGTTTGTCTAGATgatctcatttttctttcttttgaaGAGTGTCGAAACATGGAAAAATTTTGTATTATGGTCTTTCATTTTGAAGCCATATGATCTTGCTCTTTGTCTCCAAATTCTCTCTCTTCATATGAGCCATTGGTGAAGGAGGCTATTTGCCGCATTCAACCTGGCCACCTCCATGTCATTGAGATCCCTGTCGTCGCTCTTTCTTTTGAGAGCGTGTATAACTGCTTCGAGCTCGGAGATTCTATCATCCATAAGGTCAAAGTTTTCCTTTTTCCATGTTTTCAGGGGGGCCTTTAGGATTTTCAACTTGTTCTGCAAAGATTCATTCGGTATGTTTCGCCATTCATTGATGAGGAATTGTTTGAAGTTAGGATTCAGGAACCAAGCGTTATAGCATCTAAAGGGTTTAGGACCCTAATTATTTCTTGCTTCCAGCGTCAGGAGTAGGGGATTGTGATAAGAGGAACTTCTTTTCAACCCAACCATATTCAAATTGGGGAATTTCCTAAGCCATGTATTACAGCACAGTCCTCTATCAATCCTGCTTTTCGATTCATTTCTCCTCCATGTAAATTTTATGCCATGTAAGGGTATGTCAATCAACCTCAGATCTGTTATCCATTCCGAGAATTCTCTCATGCTTCTGTCGCATCGAAACGTTCCGATTCTTTCCCCCGGGTTTAGTATGACATTAAAGTCTCCCATCAGGAGTATTGGTTTGTTGATAGCCAATACTCTATGTTTAATGTCCTCCAATAATTCTAGTCTTCCTACTCTATCATTATACCTATATACCACTCCCACACAACATTCAAAATTGTGATTTGTGATACTCCCTTCTAGTAGGATCCATCTACTCCCCGAATGTTTATGAGATACATTGAAAGTGTTTTTGTCCCATGTTGCAATCAGACCACCTCCATTCCTCTCATTTGCAAAAACTTCACATATATCATACTCATCGTTACCCCACATTCTCTTTATCCtactttttatttcttttttgtgttttgtttcCACTAATCCCATAAAAGTGACTTTGTTCTTTTCCACCAGTTTCCTAATGGATATGTTCTTTTTGCCTTTCCCAAGGCCACAGATATTCCAACAAAGGCAGTTTATATATCTAATATTTTACAATCACCCCCTGTCACATATTCCATTTGTCATTCCGATTTTCCATCCAAAATCATTAGTGTCTTAGATTTTCTAAGACCACTAAGGACAGCCTTTTCATCTATTGCTGAAATACCTAGGGTTTTTTCTGTATTCCATGTATTCAGGGCTTCCTTACAACTTTGTGATGATGACGGAGAAGTCACAAGATATTCACACAGATTTTTGGTTCTTTTTCTTGGTCTACCCCTTGGATTTTTCCTCTGGCAGCTCAAATCAGAAGCTAACTGTGTTTTTTGCACTACCTCTTGCACTGCGTCTTTGATCAGAAGGGGGTGGGACTTGGGCTCACTATCAAAAGCCATAATCCAGCCTGAGGTTTCATTCACAATAACGGGATCAACCCACACACAATCATCAAAAACTACAGGTCTGTTGAGCATATCAGACAGCAAGGGTTCGAAATCCACTGTCCTAATATCTGATTTCTTTGATTTATAATTGTCATTATCATCCTCCTCAAAACTCGCATCCCCAACATCTCCAACATCCTTATCTTGATGTATATCACCAATATCCCTAACATCAAGAAAAGTATCAACTGTAGTTAAGTTCCCTTGCATTCTGTTATGCTGATCATTCTGCAATCTATTTAGATTCCTGTTCATAAGTCCATAGCACCCCGGCAGATTGTTTAACGGTGCATTGAGCAATTCCGTCCGTAAAGGTTCTAGATCAATCCTGCATTCAGATTTCTTTCTGTTATTCTCAAAAGCCTCAACCCCCCATCCCATGAAACACAGTTTATGAGCTTAAGTTCAGGTATTTCATCAATCTCCACTGCATTCAGAAGAACTGCATCTGCATCCTGAGACCCTATTTGCATCTGCACACTGTCCTGTTCATAGTTCATGGTATCAATGCATTTCCTCAACATGTTTGAAGGTTCGTTTGTCATATCAGACGGTAATTTTCTGAACTCATACAATCCATCCAAATTCTTCCTATTAACCTCATTTTCCTTCACCCCAGAAACACTCTTCCTATTCTCATTCTCAGAAATATTGTCAATATTCACAACATCCAGACATACTTCCTCTGCATCCAAGGTTTTTATCATTTTGTTTTGCTCCGTGATCAGTTGGTTTCTTTCCCCACAACACCAGACACCTTCCTTCACCCATACATCACAACTGCCATGTTCAAAGAGGATCCTAATACGGGCTTGGGTTCTAACTAACATCCGGGCATAGGTAGCTTTCAACTCGATTTTCAATGCACAAAATCGGTCCCCATTTCTCCCTAATCTTCCTAACATTATCAGTGGACCAGCATTTAGGATGGATTCCATGGCATTCAATCCAAACTAGCCTATCATCGAATAAATCCCCTTTCGACCAAAGTCTAATGTCATCAAATACATCCCACACTGCACTTTTCACAGAAACAACATTTGAGGCTTCAGTCTTACAATCAAACACAATCAAAACTCTGGTAGGGGAGAGAAAATACATACTCTTAACGTTTTTCGAACAAGCAGCAACTTCCTTTTCAGCCTTTGCGATGTTAATGACATCCGAATTCTCAGCTATGATAGCCTGATCCAGCATCTTCACAATCTCTTCATTTTTCAGCAGCTTCAATTGTGAAATTGATAGGGATTGTCTTTTTTCCCTCATCCACCATTGAAGTCGCTTTCTGTTTACCCATGAGCACTTCAGCATACGTCCTCTGATCTCTAAAGGCTGGATTTGTGATTTTTCTGAAATTAGTAGCCTCTTTTTCAGATGGAGGTCGAATTTTTTGGCAGGGGCTCCTCCCTTTTTGTATTTTGCCATGGAAACACTCAACCTCATACCTTTCACTTCGAATCCATTTAGATTACGAATTGCGTTCCTAGCATCTTGGAAATTATGTTACCTGACGAAGCCAAAAGCTTCTCTTCTGAACTTTCTTGCTTTTCTTGATATGAAGACGTCATTTACCCTCCCTTCGATTTCAAAAATCTTCCTTAGGGCGTTGCTTGTTGTATCCAAAGGAATGAAATCCACAAATAGAGAGTATATCCGATTAGCATCAACAATTGAAAAATGGGGTTCCCGTGGTCCACACCCCCACTGGGGGCGGGATAATCCTCGATTACCACCAGCACAATCACTTTGATGCCTGAGATATTTCAGATTGGTCGGAGAGACGACAATTTTGGTTGTGGCGTTTGGTCTTCGATGGCCCAATTCTGGAGAAAAATGCCCTTTTTCTCTTTCAGATTCTCCGGCAAGGTACGGTTCTGTCCTTTTGTGCTTTTGCCTGAGAACGACATAGCGTGGTCGGGGTTGAGGACGGGGAACGGAGGTCTGGTGCTGCAGGTTACCGTTTATGAAGTGATGATTAGCAGTACTGCAAAGCTGAAGACACACGCAATCTCTTCTTGCTGGAcgcatttttttatatatatgtacatatatatatatatatatata
This genomic stretch from Amaranthus tricolor cultivar Red isolate AtriRed21 chromosome 9, ASM2621246v1, whole genome shotgun sequence harbors:
- the LOC130823838 gene encoding uncharacterized protein LOC130823838; translation: MGWGVEAFENNRKKSECRIDLEPLRTELLNAPLNNLPGCYGLMNRNLNRLQNDQHNRMQGNLTTVDTFLDVRDIGDIHQDKDVGDVGDASFEEDDNDNYKSKKSDIRTVDFEPLLSDMLNRPVVFDDCVWVDPVIVNETSGWIMAFDSEPKSHPLLIKDAVQEVVQKTQLASDLSCQRKNPRGRPRKRTKNLCEYLVTSPSSSQSCKEALNTWNTEKTLGISAIDEKAVLSGLRKSKTLMILDGKSE